TTCAGACAGCAGTTTTGATAAGCAAGTGAtctctctctgtatataaaaAATCAGACGCTTGCCCgtccactcgcgaacgagttggtacgccactgactgGAGCACTCTTCAGGAGAGCTTGCTTGAATCATGGTGCACGCGCATCCCAGCTTACGCTTTCAATTACGCTGCCTCCAAATATCGTGGAACCTGCGCCATTTTGTGGCGCATATGATCGTCTCTTAACCTCCTTTCCATTCGCATGAAAACCACTTTCACGTGAATGACGAAGAATTCCTACAACGCGAACCCCTGAAGTATGGCCTCAAAGATTAAACGACGAGTGTGCGTCCGGTCTTGGAGGCCATAACCGATCCGGAACATAGTCGCTTTACAGTGCCACTAGATGGCAGTACTCCTCAGGCACACTTGCTTCAGCTGCTCGAACACTCAGTGTAGAGAGCATTATCTTCAAGACAGCGCGTGGCCTGCGTTAgcggcaatgaatcggcagtttttccaAACGTGCGGTGCCATGCAGCTGCATGCATTCCGTACAAGATATTGAGCCGCGATAACTGCTACACGTGGGGCGTCCGCTGaatattattttctttatttgtgcttTTTCTTTCCGTCTGTGTCGCCGTGGCTTCGGCACTTCGCACTTATCTTTTACTGTCCGAATTTCTCAGACACGCAGATGGGCTGAGTGCGGGAAAAGTACTCGTTTTTGTCGTATACGGCTCCGCAGTTGTTTGGCATCGTTTACACGGCTGATTGCTTCTTGCGTTAGCTTACCACAAAGGTAAATAAACGATCGAAGGTTCAATAGCTTTGCATTGCTGGGTGCATAACAGGCAAACCGCCTCTTCTTTACTCTTCCGATGCATTGAGACGAAAGCGTTAGTTGGTGGGGTTGGGAAAAACGCATGCGGGCCGAGCGTCCCCCTACCCGGAAAACACACAACCTCTCCCACCGGAAGTGATCGACGCCGGCGCTAGCTGAAACTTGCCACTGTAGACGCCTGGGAAATCCCGGCAGGAAAGGGGAATGTCCCGATTCTATGGGAGCATGCCTTTGTCCGCCCTTACAATTCGTCTTCAACTTCGGCGGAGGGAGCGTTGCAGTAGCATGCAGATGCAGAGCTCCAGCGAGTCCGATATGGACATCGGAGAATGCTCGTCGGTGAAGGGCTTCCCTGACGAGAAGTAATCGTCGACGAGCGCCGATAGAAACGTCTAGGCTCTACACCAAAGTCTCCGAGTCCCAGAAGGAACGGCAAAAATAAACACATTGATCCTGCTCGGTAAACTAACGTAATGCGTTCGATATTCGTAAATAATTCTATCACGCATTGGCGTCCTTCATGGACACGTCTTGGAGGGGTTGGAAAGATGCAGTTCGGAGAGGAAGTAAGTTATTAAAAATATTTGAAGTGTGGCTCGTGTTTCTTCCAAAACGGGGGCATATGGCAAGCAGCCAGAGAAAACGATCTGGTGTCAGCGGCCTGAGCATTCTATACAtagctttcacgtgacgtcacatccgCGCGCTTGCTGCCGCGGCCGCCATCTTTGCGAACCGCTTGTCGCTTGTCTGACGCGCGCGCGCTGCGAGGATCCGTCGAGCAGTGGTTTTCTCTGTCGTGACAGGCTTTTTACTCGCACATGCCAGCATTTCCGACTGCACAGCCCTTTTGCGGGGGCTACTTCTCGCAGTTGATTGGATCTGCGCGTGTACGGTACAAAGAAAAGATTGAACTGTGCGAGAACGTCGATCCCTACACACTCCGTCTGGGAACGGACACAAGTGCCGACGCCAGCCTGTTGCCGAGTGTCGCTCACGGTGACATCGTCACCTACTTGGTATTCTCCACCAGCTTTGTGACTCTGGAGCAGATGAAGGCCTACAAAGCGCTGGAGTCCCACAATTATTTCACGAGTGGTTGGGTCAAGAGTTTGTCAGCGAAGAGGCTCGGAGAAGACAAAGTGCTCCTACTTGGAGAGGTAAGCGCAgagattttttgttattttcacgTGTCTCTCAACTGGTTTTACATAGTTTCAAAGCATCCGCCGCGGTGTCTCGCTGGTTAtgacgctcggctgctgagcccgAGGGCACGGGATCAATTTTGTAGACGAAACTCGGGAAAGCGCctatgcgatatcagtgcacgttagaacCGCGGTGGTATCGAGCCCTTTACTACGTAGCCCATGTGTTGCTTGTTGAACACCAGATCGCACTATTAGTTTGAATTGTTAGTGTTTTACGACAATCACTAGGTGTTTTTTAAAGCTTTCTGGTTGCTACAAAAGAGTTTGCAAAACAGCGAGGTAGTTTAGTGGTGCTGTGAAAAAGGACTGCTGTTTATGAGAAAAGTGTGCATACTGCATGAGAAAATGGACACATTAAATTTGGAAACCAAGCACTAGTGAGTCAGGTAATAGTGAAAACCTTCTTTATGAGTAGTGATAGAAATGTGTAATTCTTTTTATGCTCATTTTGCAGGTGAACCACTCTCAAAGGTTGGGAGAGTGCCCTCTAAAGGTGTGGGTGCTGTGCAAGCAGAGCGGCGCCGTAGTGACTGGACACTGTACCTGCATGGCAGGGACTGGGGAGACATGCTCACATGTTGGTGCCTGCCTGTTCGCCATTGAAACAGGTGCCCGGCTCAACCAGTCGACTACCTGCACTCAGAAGGAGAATGCCTGGCTGCCGGCTTATGTTGAGAAGGTGAAGTACAAAAGACTTAAAGACATAGACTTCAGTTCCTCGAAAGAAAAGAAGCGTCGCCTCGATGCAACAAGCAGTGGATCAAAAGAAACCAAAGTGCCAAAGCAACGAAAAGGCATTTCAGCCCCATCACCGACTGAGCTCAAGGAGCTTTATGCGGCATTCAACACTACAGGTGTTGTACCTGCTATATTTTCCCTGCTGCCCGACTATTGTGAACGCTTTCAAGAACCCGTTCAAAGAACAGTTGCTCACCTGAGAGACCTCTACTCAGATACTCATGCAGCAGATGATCTGGAAACTCTTGTCGCAAAAGCTGACACTTTTATGTCAACATTCATCGTCAGTGAAGAAACCGTCAAGTCTGTGGAAGCTCGCACAAAAGACCAAAGCAGGTCAAGGGATTGGTTTTTTACACCGGGCTGGTCGTGTGACTGCTTCTGTGATGAAAAATGTATGTTGCACAAGTGTTCTCAAGCCCAGCATATCACTTTTGAAAGGGATATGCTACCCTGAAAAGCGCTCGGTGAAGACACCTGCTGTTACATGGGGACTGACACATGAGCAAGATGCCTTTAAAGCATTTCAAGACAGCCAGCAAGACAAGCACCAAGGCTTCCGTTGCGTGAAGGCTGGTCTGCACTTGAGTGCTGATTATCCTTTTGTTGGCGCCACCCAGATGCTCTCGTCTGCTGCAGTTGCTGTGGCAAGGGCGTAGTTGAATTTAAATGCCCATACTTGCTACGGAATGCTGAAGAACTAACAGAGCTCTCGGCTCCCAACTCGTGCCTCTGCACCGTCAATGGCGTCATGCAGCTGCGAAGGCAGCATGCTTATTATTTTCAGATTCAAACTCAAATGGCAGTGTGCCAAGTTGACTTCTGCTACTTTGTTGTTTGGACTCCTAATGTTTTATTCGTAGAAAAAATCTTGAAAGATGACGAGTTTTGCACCAGCATGATGGCTACTGCCAAAGAATTCTTTGTGAAAGCTATCCTACCCGAGCTGTTGAGCCACTATTTTACTAGGCAACTCAAATATCCAGATCAGACGGCCAGTGAGGATGCGTACTGCTTCTGCCGAGGGCCAGAGACTGGCAAAATGATCGCCTGTGACAGCAGCTCCTGTCAGTACAAGTGGTTTCATTTTTCATGCGTTGCTCTGAAAAAAGCGCCAAAATCTAAGCATTGGTTTTGCCCTGAATGTAAAGGCGCTAAGGAGAATGCTTGAAGGGATACCGACAAGACAGTGTCCAAAATAAAGTGTTTTGAAAGCACGTGCtgtttcattctcatttctagtggttttatgcaaaaacttcagTATTATTAAAGAGTTGCACGCTTAGCGATTCTCAAAGCATGAAGAGCTGCTGTACTGTGAATAATAAATACCTTGCTGGCTTTGACAGGAGCTGGAACAAATAGCTTTGCCAGTTCTGAATTTTATGACTTATAAGTTCTTTTTATACGTCAAAGCTGCCACGTCATCAGACCTTGGTTCACAATTCAAAGCCTCTAGTAGTCCCCACAATAGTACACTTGGCCCAACGCTTCTTCAATGTCGTACAGTTTATACAGGTGTGACACAAAATGCAAACATCACAGAAGTTGCATCAGTGTCGTGGGAATTGAACTAACAAAAGAGTTGTTTCATATCTTTTATTGGAAAAGAATTAGAGTgtcagcaaaacaaaaatttcaccAAAAGTCAATCGCAACTCTGAACCACTCAGTTGCAAGCATGTCAGTGCAAGTTTCCTGTGCTGCAAAGCATTCAGGGGGTGCAAAGCAGTGAAACCATTGGTCTCCTCCTCGCTACATGCATAAGTGACGGTCAAAATACAAAACTTCTTTCATTAATGAAGCTTGCCATTTTGTATTAAATGTATGGATTGCCAAGATGCTTTCCCTACTTGTGTCACTTATTCCAGGTATACATATGTTAAGACAAACTGACAAAAGTATCATACATTGTGTCCAACCGTGGTAACACTGGATACACCCCAAAGGTACTTGCAGCAGATGGTTCTTGGTGTCAGTCATCCTCAACTGTTGCTACATTTTCCTCACTACCATTCTTCACTGTTGCAAACTATTGAGGGACACAAGTTGCAGAGGGCGCAGCACACTGTCACAATCTTGTCAAGCGGTGTCAGTTCATCCCCCTCACGACAGAAACATAGTTAATCGGCACGGTAGACTTCAAAAACACAAACTTATTTCTGATCAGGCCAATAACACGCTCCACGTGAATCCTAACATTTGCAAGCTTCCTTGTTTTTCCACGTCTTCAGGAGACAAGCTGCTTTTTCCCTTTTGTTGTATGCTGGGACTGGAGACGCGCACAATAAAATCCAACACTGTCCTCTATGTTGAACCCCCTATCTGCGAGGACAACATCACCAGGAACCAAGTTGTCCAATAAGCCACAGTGTTCTGTAATGTGCTTATCACTGACGCGGCACTCCCCAACCTTCTGAATGTATGTTACTACACCCTGTGGCGCAATTGCAATGAGAAACTTTGCAGTGTTGCTTCCTTTATACGTAGACCACGTTTCACATCTAGAAAGTAGAGATGACGGCCTTTCAATTTTAATTTCGAAGCAATCAATAATGACGGAAACTTTAGACC
The nucleotide sequence above comes from Rhipicephalus sanguineus isolate Rsan-2018 chromosome 8, BIME_Rsan_1.4, whole genome shotgun sequence. Encoded proteins:
- the LOC119402506 gene encoding uncharacterized protein LOC119402506, giving the protein MPAFPTAQPFCGGYFSQLIGSARVRYKEKIELCENVDPYTLRLGTDTSADASLLPSVAHGDIVTYLVFSTSFVTLEQMKAYKALESHNYFTSGWVKSLSAKRLGEDKVLLLGEVNHSQRLGECPLKVWVLCKQSGAVVTGHCTCMAGTGETCSHVGACLFAIETGARLNQSTTCTQKENAWLPAYVEKVKYKRLKDIDFSSSKEKKRRLDATSSGSKETKVPKQRKGISAPSPTELKELYAAFNTTGVVPAIFSLLPDYCERFQEPVQRTVAHLRDLYSDTHAADDLETLVAKADTFMSTFIVSEETVKSVEARTKDQKKILKDDEFCTSMMATAKEFFVKAILPELLSHYFTRQLKYPDQTASEDAYCFCRGPETGKMIACDSSSYKLLFPFCCMLGLETRTIKSNTVLYVEPPICEDNITRNQVVQ